The segment CGTTGCAAATTCGCCCGCAGGAAACCGGCCATCTCGACGGCTTTCAAATAAAAATGCTCGAAGTCTTTCGTAAATTGGCGGCTTTTGCTTCGCAGATTATATTCGGTCATTTCCAGCTCTTTTTCTATTGTTCCCGCATGACCGGTTGCATCCAACAGCCAGAGCAAATGATGATGGACCGCGTGTGTCGGCGGTGGTACTTGTTGTTTCACAAGGTCATTCAGCAACCGCAAATACTCTTCCAGTTCGTTCAACATATGGTTTACAAAAGCCGGAGAAAGATGGAATCGCAGCGTACCGACCAATTGCCTGCGAATCAACACAAGTTTGAACTGTCGAAACGATTGCGCCAGCTCTTGTGCCGAGCGTGTGAGTTCAAGCATTCGCCGCTCATCATTCCCGATCGATTTTGCCCGCTGCAGCTGTTCATCAAAACGTTCCGCAAACCTTTCGGCTTGCTGCCAATACGCTCTTTCATTGGCAGGGAAAGCGAAATAAATAAAACGGGCGTGATCCCCTAATATTTGCAGCCAAAACGCATGCTCGAACTGCGCCGTTTCCAGCCAACGGTTCTCTCCCTTCATCGGCATCGTCCCCCATCGAAAGTGATCCTTTTCCCACTTTATGAGTGACGACTTGTTCAAAAGAACACAAAAAAGTCCGGCTTGCGCCGGAACTCGTTAAATCAGTAAGTTAAACAGCTTTTGATCCTTGTTGATTTCCGTATAGGTGAAGCCGTTTTCCTCCATACGGCGAACGAGCGGTTCGTAATCTTCTTTCTGCTTTAATTCGATCCCGACAAGTACGGGTCCCTTGTCGCGGTTGTTCTTCTTCGTATACTCGAACCGCGTAATGTCGTCTGTTTCGCCGAGCACTTCGGTAATAAAACGGCGCAAGGCACCCGCCCGTTGCGGAAATTGCACGATAAAATAATGTTTGATGCCTTCGTGGATGAGCGAGCGTTCCTTGATCTCTTGCATACGCGCGATGTCGTTGTTCCCCCCGCTTATGATGCAGACGACGTTTTTCCCTTTAATTTCGTCCCTCATTTGTTCGAGCGCGGCAACTGGCATCGCACCTGCCGGCTCAGCAATCACAGCATTCTCATTGTACAAATTCAAAATCGTCGTACAAACCGCGCCTTCCTCGACGATTTTGATATCATCGACGACTTCCTTGCATATGGCATACGTGAGTTCGCCGACTTTCTTCACTGATGCGCCGTCAACGAACTTGTTGATTTTATCGAGGACGACCACCTTGCCCG is part of the Bacillales bacterium genome and harbors:
- a CDS encoding DUF2935 domain-containing protein, yielding MKGENRWLETAQFEHAFWLQILGDHARFIYFAFPANERAYWQQAERFAERFDEQLQRAKSIGNDERRMLELTRSAQELAQSFRQFKLVLIRRQLVGTLRFHLSPAFVNHMLNELEEYLRLLNDLVKQQVPPPTHAVHHHLLWLLDATGHAGTIEKELEMTEYNLRSKSRQFTKDFEHFYLKAVEMAGFLRANLQR